The proteins below are encoded in one region of Reichenbachiella sp. 5M10:
- a CDS encoding DMT family transporter, translating into MPSRNFLLYAVPALIWGSTWFVITFQLGVVDPLLSVVYRYVIAGSLMMLFCVVRQLPMRFTLRQHGFMALQGAFLFGINYWLAYKAEEYIPSGLMAVAFSTIVFANSIFGFFLMGKPINRGVMVGALLGLSGTAMIFSKEFFSMAYSNQILLGSGIAMGSVLLASLGNIASAKNSASGIPVIQANAYGMMYGALMMALLALALGKEFTFEWTHEYVLSLLYLSIFGSITAFGFYLTLVGKIGADKAAYALVVIPIISILLSTLFEGYELTGYTWGGVLLIVLGNVFALRKKKVEAA; encoded by the coding sequence ATGCCTTCACGTAACTTTCTTCTCTATGCTGTCCCCGCGCTGATCTGGGGTTCTACCTGGTTTGTGATCACTTTTCAGCTCGGGGTGGTCGATCCACTGCTCTCTGTCGTATACCGGTATGTCATAGCAGGTTCGCTGATGATGCTGTTTTGTGTGGTGCGTCAATTGCCTATGCGCTTCACGCTGCGACAGCACGGATTTATGGCTTTGCAGGGAGCCTTCCTTTTTGGGATCAACTACTGGTTAGCCTACAAAGCGGAAGAGTACATTCCTAGCGGACTAATGGCGGTAGCTTTTTCTACGATCGTATTTGCCAACTCCATTTTTGGCTTTTTTCTGATGGGTAAACCTATCAATCGTGGTGTGATGGTGGGGGCACTCCTTGGGCTGTCTGGTACAGCGATGATATTTAGCAAGGAGTTCTTTTCGATGGCGTATTCGAATCAGATCTTGCTTGGATCTGGGATTGCGATGGGCTCAGTCTTGCTTGCCTCGCTAGGCAATATCGCCTCAGCCAAAAACTCTGCCTCGGGTATTCCTGTCATTCAGGCCAATGCCTACGGGATGATGTATGGTGCGCTGATGATGGCCCTGCTGGCCTTGGCATTGGGCAAAGAATTTACTTTCGAATGGACCCACGAATATGTACTGTCCCTGTTGTATCTGTCCATCTTCGGGTCCATCACCGCCTTTGGATTTTATCTGACTCTAGTCGGCAAGATCGGTGCGGACAAGGCGGCCTACGCTCTCGTAGTGATCCCGATCATTTCGATATTGCTCTCGACACTCTTCGAAGGTTATGAGTTGACAGGGTATACATGGGGAGGTGTCTTGTTGATTGTACTGGGCAATGTCTTCGCATTGCGTAAGAAAAAGGTTGAGGCAGCTTAG
- a CDS encoding T9SS type A sorting domain-containing protein — protein sequence MKSVYTIVFVIAFYLLGVSASAQRISVADGNWATGVTWGGTAPGYSIGENVTIDSYVISDETVTLTGNNKTLSVIDTLIIRGSLIFTANSGAAINIGPNNVLIIMENLDLGKNNAGANIEAGGVLVVKGDITASGTNGEFTGDGKVYTDGTTDGVTNNGSQPEGDIDDLSDDSFGTIEDFVRNGGEGSLPVELLYFRAVWDQSSGSAVLSWATATEMFNDYFSVERSEDGVNYEEIASVAGHGNSNAKIEYAYSDQTVQSTTNYYRLKQVDFDGGFEYFDQIRLSIPSYFETAINLYPSIVRDGSMTLEANQEVLIQDAHIFSLNGEKSQNFQLNPIGYSSYRLDIQGMTQGVYFLSITTDQGEVMTKRFVITQ from the coding sequence ATGAAAAGTGTTTATACCATTGTTTTTGTCATTGCTTTCTACTTGTTGGGGGTGTCAGCATCTGCCCAAAGAATATCTGTGGCTGATGGCAATTGGGCTACAGGTGTGACTTGGGGTGGTACTGCTCCAGGATATAGTATCGGAGAAAATGTGACAATTGATTCCTATGTGATTTCTGACGAAACGGTCACGCTTACAGGCAATAATAAGACGCTGTCTGTGATTGATACTTTGATCATTAGAGGGAGCTTGATTTTTACGGCCAATAGTGGTGCAGCGATCAATATTGGTCCCAACAATGTTTTGATTATCATGGAAAATCTCGATTTGGGTAAGAATAATGCCGGGGCAAATATCGAGGCAGGTGGAGTATTGGTTGTGAAAGGGGATATAACTGCTTCGGGTACCAATGGGGAATTTACAGGAGATGGGAAAGTGTACACGGATGGAACTACCGATGGTGTGACCAACAATGGATCACAGCCAGAAGGGGATATAGATGATTTGAGTGACGATAGTTTTGGTACTATTGAGGATTTTGTAAGAAATGGAGGAGAGGGCTCACTACCTGTAGAGTTACTCTACTTTAGAGCAGTTTGGGATCAGAGTTCAGGATCTGCTGTGCTCTCATGGGCTACAGCTACTGAAATGTTCAACGACTATTTCTCTGTGGAACGTTCGGAGGATGGGGTAAACTACGAAGAAATTGCTAGCGTAGCTGGACATGGCAATTCGAACGCCAAAATCGAATATGCCTATAGTGATCAAACCGTCCAATCTACCACGAACTACTATCGATTGAAGCAAGTGGATTTTGATGGTGGGTTCGAGTACTTTGATCAAATCAGACTGTCAATTCCAAGCTATTTTGAAACAGCGATTAATCTATATCCATCGATCGTGAGGGACGGTAGTATGACACTGGAGGCAAATCAAGAGGTGTTGATTCAGGATGCTCATATTTTTTCTTTGAACGGAGAAAAGTCTCAAAATTTCCAGCTAAACCCTATTGGCTATAGCTCATACCGATTGGATATACAAGGTATGACTCAAGGGGTTTATTTTTTAAGTATCACCACGGATCAAGGAGAGGTGATGACGAAGAGGTTTGTAATCACTCAGTGA